The Vibrio syngnathi DNA window TTCTAAACGCTCCAATACTTCAACAATCTTGTCATAACATTTCCAATCACGCGCCGCGCGACCGATACCGCCATACACAACCAGTGCATGTGGATGTTCTGCCACATCAGGGTCTAGGTTATTCATCAGCATACGCAGTGGTGCTTCTGTTAACCAAGATTTAGCGCGCAAAGTGGTACCATGAGGTGCGCGAATTTCGCGAGTCGTGTCGAGACGAGGGTCACTGTTGTGGTGTTCCGTCATTTTGGAATTCCTTCTGTTTCACGTTATATCGTTGTAGTTGTAGTTGTAGTTGTAGTTGTAGTTGTAGTTGTAGTTGTAGTTATCGGTATAGCTGGATTAGTCGCTGGCCATTGCACTGGCTATATCCCAACACAAACGTGCCGCCAATCGAGCCGTTTGGCCATCGATGTCGTAGTCTGGGTTGTATTCCGCAATGTCCGCGATAATGAGTTTTTCTCTGTGTTGGAAAATCTGTTCTAGAAAAGGAGCAAGTGCTTCATAGCTCACGCCTCTTGCCGCTGGTGCACTTACGCCCGGTGCTGCCGCTGCTGGGAATACGTCAAGGTCGATAGTGAGATAGAGATAATCACACTCAGCGATGAATTTTTGCAACTTAACCAGTTGAGCGACTTGGTTTACTTGGGTCATGTTGCGGTCGTGTTCATACCAAACACCTAGTTGGTCAGCTTTGTTAAACAGCGCTTTGGTATTACTAGCCGCGCTAACGCCAAGACAAGCGTAATGAAACGGCCATTGATACGTTTGGCTGTAATTACTTATTTGGTTGAAAGGTGTGCCTGAGCTCGGTTTAACATCAGCGATGTCGCTTTCAAATTCACGAAGATCAAAATGAGCATCAAAGTTAACGATGCCAATCTTAGGTTTGCGTACTGGCTGATCTTTATCAAGGCGTTCCGCATTATGTAGGTGCTCCGTTTGATGTAAATGCTCAGCGAGGCCTTGGAACGATGCCCAAGCAACCTCGTGACCACCGCCAAGGGTAATCACTTTGTTGGTTGATAAAGCATTGGCAATAACCGAAGCACACTGTTTTTGACTGACTTCAAGTTGGCCATCATTGCACTCGATATCACCGAGATCCGCTATGTGTGCGTCACTGTGCCAAGCCATATTCGCCAGAGCTTGGCGTATCAGGTTAGGCGCTTGTTTCGCACCCACGCGTCCTTTATTTCTTGCAACACCGGCATCACTGGCAAAGCCAACCAAGGCGATGCCGCGGTCATTAAGCTCGTCACTTAAATCACTATGTTGCACTTGTTTGGTAATGTGATGTACGCGTGTGCCGAGTGCGCCATCTTCAAGATCATTACGCCCAGTCCACACGAAGTTATGTACGGTTTCTGAGTTCTTTTGAATGCCGTTGGAATTAGATTGAGTCATGACACACCTCGCCATTAACAATGCGTTTATGCAGATGAGGAACACCAACTTGATAGCTCAGATCTGCTGGGTGCTCGAGATTCCAGATAGCCAAATCAGCGGCATAACCCACTTCGACTTTGCCTTTGGTTTGTGAGTCGCCAATGGCAGCGGCTGCGTTACAAGTTACACCACGCAGTGCTTCTTCAGGCGTCGTGCCAAATAAGGTGCAGCTCATGTTCATCATCAGCGTCAAATCAGCAAAGGGAGACGTGCCGGGGTTTAAGTCGGTCGCGATCGCCATTGGAATGTTGTGCTCGCGAAGTAGGGCAACAGGCGGCTGTTGAGTCTCTTTCAAGAAATAGAAAGCGCCGGGTAGCAAGGTCGCAACTGTGCCTGATTCTGCCAGTGCCTTGACTCCGGTTTCATCTAAGTACTCAACATGGTCAACAGAGAGTGCGCCGTATTTAGCTGCAAGCGCACTACCACCCATATTCGAAAGCTGTTCTGTGTGACCTTTAATCGCGAGCCCATGCTTTTTGGCTGCTGCAAATACACGTTCGGTTTGTTCTAGGTTGAAGCCGATAGATTCGCAGAAGACGTCAACTGCATCGGCTAGGCCTTGCTCTGCAGCTTTAGGAATGATCTCTTGGCAAACCAGATCGATATAGCTGTCCGGTTGTTCTTTATATTCAGGTGGCACAGCATGCGCTGCAAGGAGAGTGGTGGTGATCTTAATTCGGCGATGATTCTCTAAGGCTTTGGCTGCGCGTAACATCTTGAGTTCGTCATCAAGCGTTAAACCATAACCCGATTTTACTTCGATGCTGGTTACGCCACTTCTTAGCAGGCCATCGAGTCTCGGTAGCGCCATTTCAAC harbors:
- the hutI gene encoding imidazolonepropionase, encoding MNLILKNARVVSMSSGADGYQPSSPQDIVIEDGKIVSISCSNQGVLASEVEQPSIDSSADYITYDCKNKLVTPGLIDCHTHLIFAGNRANEFEQRLNGVSYTDIAKQGGGILATVTATRAAQESELVEMALPRLDGLLRSGVTSIEVKSGYGLTLDDELKMLRAAKALENHRRIKITTTLLAAHAVPPEYKEQPDSYIDLVCQEIIPKAAEQGLADAVDVFCESIGFNLEQTERVFAAAKKHGLAIKGHTEQLSNMGGSALAAKYGALSVDHVEYLDETGVKALAESGTVATLLPGAFYFLKETQQPPVALLREHNIPMAIATDLNPGTSPFADLTLMMNMSCTLFGTTPEEALRGVTCNAAAAIGDSQTKGKVEVGYAADLAIWNLEHPADLSYQVGVPHLHKRIVNGEVCHDSI
- the hutG gene encoding formimidoylglutamase, producing the protein MTQSNSNGIQKNSETVHNFVWTGRNDLEDGALGTRVHHITKQVQHSDLSDELNDRGIALVGFASDAGVARNKGRVGAKQAPNLIRQALANMAWHSDAHIADLGDIECNDGQLEVSQKQCASVIANALSTNKVITLGGGHEVAWASFQGLAEHLHQTEHLHNAERLDKDQPVRKPKIGIVNFDAHFDLREFESDIADVKPSSGTPFNQISNYSQTYQWPFHYACLGVSAASNTKALFNKADQLGVWYEHDRNMTQVNQVAQLVKLQKFIAECDYLYLTIDLDVFPAAAAPGVSAPAARGVSYEALAPFLEQIFQHREKLIIADIAEYNPDYDIDGQTARLAARLCWDIASAMASD